In the Peptoclostridium acidaminophilum DSM 3953 genome, one interval contains:
- a CDS encoding AtpZ/AtpI family protein has protein sequence MRGNRRKRWLGDAGRRKKWFGALDNLKLFTHLGIMMSVPIVFCVWLGNLIDKKLGTAPWFLFIFILIGIAASFLNLYKIALQEKKRNEGMKR, from the coding sequence ATGAGAGGCAATAGGAGAAAAAGATGGCTCGGGGATGCGGGCAGGAGGAAAAAGTGGTTTGGAGCCCTCGATAACCTGAAGCTTTTCACTCATCTTGGAATAATGATGAGTGTGCCCATAGTGTTTTGCGTATGGCTGGGCAATTTGATTGATAAAAAGCTGGGCACCGCTCCTTGGTTTCTGTTCATATTCATACTTATAGGTATAGCAGCTTCTTTTTTGAATTTATACAAGATAGCGCTCCAGGAAAAGAAGCGCAACGAAGGCATGAAAAGATAA